In a single window of the Schistocerca americana isolate TAMUIC-IGC-003095 chromosome X, iqSchAmer2.1, whole genome shotgun sequence genome:
- the LOC124556407 gene encoding vacuolar protein sorting-associated protein 27-like, with protein sequence MSPWDGPSGREPTCEELRAMWRFSKRQSRITELTNEVPMYKDPFAYNVWEPYGHTRSLGNDILDTTGRDYVYGTVVHYPQHRQPSEARQKYSPYDEVVRLLHRSPYMSPSPVYASAHQPSPRYSSFEELKNIIRAERAQEQQQQQQQLQEQQQQQQMPVRSQIVGSDSDYYISEDSEYPNDEYRISSYESSGNAQNIMPPMIYGVPNEAMYSDSLPPKMYRAEDQFLMGSQTNDHMYNDRSQEYIDEVSMRNSYNYYQ encoded by the coding sequence ATGAGTCCTTGGGACGGCCCCTCAGGAAGAGAACCAACTTGTGAAGAACTGAGAGCAATGTGGCGTTTCTCAAAACGCCAGTCACGCATCACAGAACTCACAAATGAGGTACCAATGTACAAAGATCCATTTGCTTATAACGTTTGGGAACCATATGGACATACAAGGTCTCTAGGAAATGATATTCTGGATACCACAGGAAGAGATTATGTCTATGGCACAGTTGTTCATTATCCACAACATCGTCAGCCTTCTGAAGCTCGACAAAAGTACAGTCCCTATGACGAAGTAGTTAGGCTTCTTCATCGATCACCCTACATGAGCCCCTCACCAGTTTATGCGTCTGCTCACCAGCCATCTCCACGTTACAGTAGTTTTGAAGAATTAAAAAACATCATACGAGCAGAGAGAGCCcaagagcagcagcagcaacagcagcagctgcaagaacaacaacaacaacaacaaatgcctgTCAGATCTCAGATAGTGGGAAGTGATTCTGACTATTACATCTCTGAGGACTCAGAATATCCAAATGACGAATATCGTATCAGTAGCTATGAAAGTAGCGGTAACGCTCAGAACATAATGCCACCTATGATCTACGGAGTACCAAATGAAGCAATGTATTCAGACTCTCTGCCACCTAAGATGTACAGAGCTGAAGATCAGTTTTTAATGGGTTCTCAAACCAATGATCATATGTATAATGATCGTTCACAGGAGTATATCGATGAAGTAAGTATGAgaaatagttataattattatcaGTAG